In Pseudomonas alcaliphila JAB1, a single window of DNA contains:
- the cysT gene encoding sulfate ABC transporter permease subunit CysT, which produces MSRRTSPVIPGFGLTLGYTLVYLSLLVLIPLGAMFVHAAQLTWDQFWAIISSPRVLAALKLSFGTAFLAAVINGVIGTLLAWVLVRYTFPGRKIIEAMIDLPFALPTAVAGIALTALYAPNGLIGQFATALGFKIAYTPLGITLALTFVTLPFVVRTLQPVLADIPREVEEAAACLGAKPLQVARHVLLPALLPAWLTGFALAFARGVGEYGSVIFIAGNMPMKTEILPLLIMVQLDQYNYAGATAIGVLMLVVSFILLLLINLLQRRISRS; this is translated from the coding sequence ATGTCTCGTCGTACTTCCCCCGTCATACCCGGCTTCGGGCTGACGCTGGGTTACACCCTGGTGTACCTCAGCCTGTTGGTGCTGATTCCCCTGGGTGCCATGTTCGTCCACGCTGCCCAGCTCACCTGGGATCAGTTCTGGGCAATCATTTCCTCACCGCGCGTGCTGGCCGCGCTGAAGCTGAGCTTCGGCACCGCTTTTCTCGCGGCTGTTATCAACGGCGTGATTGGCACCCTGCTGGCCTGGGTGCTGGTGCGCTACACCTTCCCGGGTCGCAAGATCATCGAAGCGATGATCGACCTGCCGTTCGCCCTGCCCACGGCCGTTGCCGGTATCGCCCTGACTGCGCTCTATGCGCCTAACGGTTTGATCGGCCAGTTCGCCACGGCCCTGGGTTTCAAGATTGCCTATACGCCGCTGGGCATCACCCTGGCGCTGACCTTCGTCACCCTGCCCTTCGTTGTGCGCACCCTGCAGCCGGTGCTGGCCGACATCCCGCGCGAGGTCGAGGAAGCCGCCGCCTGCCTCGGTGCCAAGCCGCTGCAGGTGGCGCGCCACGTGCTGCTGCCGGCGCTGCTGCCGGCCTGGCTGACCGGCTTCGCCCTGGCCTTCGCCCGCGGCGTCGGCGAGTACGGCTCGGTGATCTTCATCGCCGGCAATATGCCGATGAAGACCGAGATCCTGCCGCTGCTGATCATGGTGCAACTGGACCAGTACAACTACGCCGGCGCCACCGCCATTGGTGTGCTGATGCTGGTGGTGTCGTTCATCCTGCTGCTGCTGATCAACCTGCTGCAGCGCCGCATCAGCCGTTCTTGA